A part of Aegilops tauschii subsp. strangulata cultivar AL8/78 chromosome 2, Aet v6.0, whole genome shotgun sequence genomic DNA contains:
- the LOC141041227 gene encoding uncharacterized protein — protein sequence MAEEPSAKRPRGETSDQSTEVEDVQVPGQKHDYKVHLKEVDIHGKEKLDVVCTSNPEEADKMISRILKRVRGLYPQHIGVDVEPKSLGPFLKEDRFYTFAGFSIEGDKEMLRSSGLEINLDKYIDIQRKWRVPFKGRKRYHPLADVAGSVIHPFYKQMKDKIDRVEDHKLWGISPLPNYLIEYAAIDAYTTYESWKRIENIREGLESAKEAEKNYDDPYYGY from the exons ATGGCGGAGGAACCATCTGCCAAGCGTCCCCGTGGTGAGACGTCCGACCAGAGCACCGAGGTCGAGGACGTTCAGGTCCCCGGTCAGAAGCACGACTACAAAGTGCACCTCAAGGAGGTTGACATCCACGGCAAGGAAAAGCTAGATGTCGTATGCACCAGCAATCCTGAGGAAGCCGACAAGATGATCAGCAGGATCCTGAAGAGGGTCCGTGGCTTGTACCCTCAGCACATCGGCGTTGATGTTGA GCCCAAGAGCCTGGGCCCGTTCCTGAAGGAGGACAGGTTCTACACCTTTGCCGGCTTCAGTATTGAAGGTGACAAAGAGATGCTGCGAAGTTCTGGTTTGGAGATCAACCTCGACAAGTACATCGACATCCAGCGCAAATGGAGAGTTCCTTTCAAGGGAAGAAAGAGGTACCACCCTTTGGCTGATGTTGCAGGGAGCGTGATCCACCCATTCTACAAACAGATGAAGGATAAGATTGATAGGGTTGAAGACCATAAACTGTGGGGGATCAGCCCACTGCCAAATTACCTCATTGAGTATGCAGCAATAGATGCGTACACCACCTACGAGTCGTGGAAGAGAATTGAAAACATCAGAGAAGGTCTGGAGAGTGCAAAAGAGGCAGAGAAGAATTATGACGATCCTTACTACGGATACTAG